A region from the Acipenser ruthenus chromosome 13, fAciRut3.2 maternal haplotype, whole genome shotgun sequence genome encodes:
- the LOC117418085 gene encoding 2-aminoethanethiol dioxygenase-like: MPRENMASLIQKIARQASTTFKNCGSSPIGENSKGFLENQAKLRNLLHEIRSEDLNIAPRKLDPSPISVPHNPPVTYMHICETGAFSMGVFLLKGGSSIPLHDHPEMNGMLKVLYGKVSISCFDKLDNPPDAASEAQFNPPVLPYQKDALRRSVLRSIGEYTEHSGPCILTPKKDNLHQINAVDGPAAFLDILAPPYDQDDGRDCHYYKVLENGDVKLETGEQKEMWLLEIPQPTDFWCGAEPYPGPQVTL, from the coding sequence ATGCCTCGGGAGAACATGGCCTCTCTGATCCAGAAAATTGCCAGGCAAGCCAGCACAACTTTCAAAAACTGCGGTTCGTCCCCGATCGGAGAGAACAGCAAGGGTTTTTTGGAGAATCAGGCGAAACTCAGGAACCTCCTGCACGAGATTCGGTCGGAAGATCTCAACATTGCACCCAGGAAGCTCGACCCCTCTCCCATCTCTGTCCCTCACAACCCTCCCGTCACCTACATGCATATCTGCGAGACTGGTGCATTCAGCATGGGGGTCTTTCTCCTAAAAGGCGGGAGTTCAATCCCTCTACACGATCATCCCGAGATGAACGGCATGCTCAAGGTTCTCTACGGGAAAGTCAGCATCAGTTGCTTTGACAAGTTGGATAACCCGCCTGATGCCGCCAGTGAGGCGCAGTTTAACCCGCCTGTGCTGCCCTATCAAAAGGACGCCCTGAGGAGGTCTGTGCTCCGGTCTATCGGGGAATACACAGAGCACAGCGGGCCTTGCATTTTGACTCCCAAAAAAGACAACCTGCATCAGATTAATGCCGTGGACGGACCTGCTGCTTTTCTGGACATCTTGGCACCCCCGTATGACCAAGATGACGGCAGAGACTGCCACTATTACAAGGTTCTGGAAAACGGAGACGTGAAATTGGAGACAGGAGAGCAGAAAGAAATGTGGCTGCTAGAAATTCCACAGCCCACTGATTTTTGGTGTGGCGCAGAGCCCTACCCGGGCCCCCAAGTTACTCTgtaa